The genomic window CGTCAGTTTCACGTCGTAGGTGACGAAGCGGGTGACGACCGGGGCGTACATGCAGTCGGCAGCACAGAACGCGCCGAACAGGAACGGCCCGCCCGCGCCGTACGTCTTGCGGCACTCGGCCCAGATCGCCTGCACACGGTCGATGTCGGCCTGCGCGTCGGCGGGCACCGCGAAATTGGGATAGGTGCGGCGCACGTTCATGCCGAGGTTCTGGCGCAGGGCCTGAAAGCCCGAGTGCATCTCGGCGCTCACCGAGCGGGCGATGGCGCGGGCCTTGCTGTCCTTGGGCCACAGCCCGGCCTCGGGGACAAGCTCGGCCAGATATTCGATGATGGCGAGCGAATCCCAGATCCTGAGGTCGCCATGCCGGAGCAGCGGCACCTTGCGGTTGGGCGAATTGGCGGCGAGCCAGGCGTTGGTTTCCTCGGTAAACAGGCACAGAACCGTCTCGTCGAACGGCAGGCCGCTGGCCTTGAGCGCCAGCCACGGCCGCATGGACCAGGAGGAATAAGCCTTGTTGCCGATTGTGAGGTGAAGATCCGCCATCTGCCGTCTCCTTCGGAATGCGTGGGGCGACGCCGCGCCGCCCGCTCAGATGCCTAGCGCAACGAGGGCGGATTGGGTAGCGTCCGCCGCAGCTTACAAGGAGCGAACCCCCATGAAACTCTACCACGCCGCCCCCAGCCCCTTTGCTCGTAAGGCGCGCATCGCAGCGAACTTGCGCGGCCTTGCCGACCGGCTCGAACTGGTCGCCGTCGACGCCATGGCGAGCCCGCCGGAACTGGTGGCCGCCAACCCGCTCTCCAAAATCCCCGCGCTGCTGACCGACGACGGCCAGTGCCTCTACGACAGCCCGGTGATCTGCGAATATCTCGATGAACTGGGCGACGCCCCGCGCCTCTTCCCCGCCGCAGGCCCGGCCCGCTGGACTGCGCTCCGCCTGCAAGCCTTGGGCGACGGCATCATGGATGCGGCGCTCGCCGTGGTTTACGAAAGCCGCCGCCCGCCGGAAGACGCCCGCGCCGCCAACATCGCCCGCCAGAAAGCCGCCATTGCCCGCGCCCTCGACGCCCTGGAAGCGGACATCGACACGCTCGAAGGCCCGTGGACCATCGGCTCCGTCACCGCCGTCTGCGCGCTGGGCTATCTGGAATTCCGGCTGGGTGCGGACAACTGGCTCGCCACCCGGCCCAGGCTGGCGGCGTGGTACGCCAAGGCGAGCGCTGAACCGCTGATTGCCGAAAGCGCCCCGGCTTGATTCTGGTTCAGGAAGTTTGTGGGGGTCTATAACCCCCACGCCCCCATTCGTTTATCGGGCCGCGCCTCTGGGTTTGGGTGGCGCCCTGACGGCGAACGATCGCTTCCCATCCGGGGCGGACCTGACTTCAGTTTCAGCCGCCCTTCCTGTTATTGCTGCCCAGATCTGGCGATCGTTAT from Pedomonas mirosovicensis includes these protein-coding regions:
- a CDS encoding glutathione S-transferase family protein; translation: MADLHLTIGNKAYSSWSMRPWLALKASGLPFDETVLCLFTEETNAWLAANSPNRKVPLLRHGDLRIWDSLAIIEYLAELVPEAGLWPKDSKARAIARSVSAEMHSGFQALRQNLGMNVRRTYPNFAVPADAQADIDRVQAIWAECRKTYGAGGPFLFGAFCAADCMYAPVVTRFVTYDVKLTPEAQEYVNAMLAQPFVAEWIAAGKAEPWVIEKYELTV
- a CDS encoding glutathione S-transferase N-terminal domain-containing protein, whose protein sequence is MKLYHAAPSPFARKARIAANLRGLADRLELVAVDAMASPPELVAANPLSKIPALLTDDGQCLYDSPVICEYLDELGDAPRLFPAAGPARWTALRLQALGDGIMDAALAVVYESRRPPEDARAANIARQKAAIARALDALEADIDTLEGPWTIGSVTAVCALGYLEFRLGADNWLATRPRLAAWYAKASAEPLIAESAPA